Proteins encoded in a region of the Raphanus sativus cultivar WK10039 chromosome 8, ASM80110v3, whole genome shotgun sequence genome:
- the LOC108828867 gene encoding transcription factor MYBS1: protein MESVAVTWSREEEKSFENSIALHCVKEEITEDQWMKMASMVPTKSLQEVKKHYQVLLEDVKAIESGQVPLPRYQRTGEEAAATSPANRDCHSSGGGGSTEKKPNHGISSSNGGGRSSSRQEQERKKGIPWTQEEHRLFLLGLEKFGKGDWRSISRNYVITRTPTQVASHAQKYFIRLNSMNRDRRRSSIHDITSVNNQAAAVTGQQQQQVVKHRPAQPQAQPQPQHHTMAGLGMYGGAPVGQPIIAPPDHMGSAVGTPVMLPPPMGTHHHLGVAPYAVPSYPVPPLPQQHPAPSTMH, encoded by the exons ATGGAGAGCGTGGCAGTGACATGGagcagagaagaagagaaatcaTTCGAGAACTCAATTGCGTTGCATTGTGTAAAAGAAGAGATAACAGAGGATCAATGGATGAAAATGGCGTCAATGGTTCCAACCAAATCATTACAAGAAGTCAAGAAACATTACCAAGTGCTATTGGAAGATGTCAAGGCAATCGAGAGCGGACAAGTCCCATTGCCTCGCTATCAAAGAACAGGCGAGGAAGCAGCAGCAACTTCTCCGGCGAACAGAGACTGTCATTCCTCCGGCGGAGGCGGATCAACGGAGAAGAAACCAAACCATGGGATAAGTAGCTCCAATGGTGGCGGAAGAAGTAGTTCCAGACAAGAACAAGAGAGGAAGAAAGGGATTCCATGGACACAAGAAGAGCAtcg CTTGTTTCTATTGGGTTTGGAAAAATTTGGGAAAGGAGATTGGAGAAGCATCTCAAGGAACTATGTGATCACAAGAACACCAACTCAAGTAGCAAGTCATGCTCAAAAATACTTCATCAGGCTTAACTCAATGAACCGAGATCGAAGAAGGTCTAGCATTCACGACATCACTTCTGTGAACAATCAAGCTGCTGCCGTTACGggacaacaacaacagcaagtGGTTAAGCATAGACCAGCTCAGCCTCAGGCTCAGCCTCAGCCACAACATCACACAATGGCTGGATTAGGGATGTATGGTGGTGCCCCTGTGGGACAACCCATCATCGCACCGCCTGATCATATGGGTTCAGCTGTTGGAACACCTGTGATGCTTCCACCTCCAATGGGAACTCATCATCATCTTGGAGTTGCTCCTTATGCTGTACCTTCTTATCCGGTTCCACCATTACCTCAACAACATCCAGCTCCATCTACTATGCATTGA